A single window of Chloracidobacterium thermophilum B DNA harbors:
- the cysK gene encoding cysteine synthase A — protein MALGITEDITELIGKTPLLHLRSVVPAGAANVYAKLEYLNPGGSIKDRAALGLITDAEQRGLLKPGATIIEPTAGNTGIGLALIGRTRGYRVILCVPEGYSREKMQVAEALGGTLVYTPHEEGIPGAIRKALELAESIPNAFVPQQFSNPANPRIHYLTTGAEIYEQLGGKVDGIAIGCGTAGTFSGVARYIRERNPNAVCIAVETEGSVLGGGQPGPHKVEGIGTSFIPENFHRELCDEVVAVTDRDAFAMVRRLACEEGVLCGGSAGANAFAAIQLARRLGEGKNVVTIFPDSAERYMSKGIFDELP, from the coding sequence ATGGCACTTGGCATTACGGAAGACATCACGGAACTCATTGGCAAAACCCCCCTGCTTCACCTGCGCTCCGTTGTTCCGGCGGGAGCCGCCAATGTGTACGCCAAGCTTGAATACCTCAACCCCGGCGGAAGCATCAAAGACCGCGCCGCGCTGGGCCTCATCACCGATGCTGAGCAGCGTGGGCTGCTCAAGCCCGGCGCTACCATCATTGAGCCAACTGCTGGTAACACCGGAATTGGGCTGGCGCTCATCGGACGGACGCGCGGCTACCGGGTGATCCTGTGCGTCCCGGAAGGCTACAGCCGTGAAAAAATGCAGGTTGCTGAGGCGTTGGGCGGGACGCTGGTCTATACGCCTCATGAAGAAGGCATCCCCGGCGCAATTCGCAAGGCGCTGGAGTTGGCAGAATCCATCCCGAATGCTTTTGTGCCACAGCAGTTCAGCAATCCGGCCAATCCACGCATTCACTACCTGACGACCGGGGCCGAAATCTATGAACAGCTTGGCGGCAAAGTGGATGGGATTGCCATTGGCTGCGGCACGGCCGGGACCTTTTCCGGTGTGGCCCGCTACATCCGGGAACGCAACCCAAACGCGGTTTGTATTGCCGTCGAAACGGAAGGCTCGGTGCTTGGCGGCGGGCAGCCCGGCCCACACAAGGTCGAAGGTATCGGCACAAGCTTCATCCCGGAGAACTTTCACCGCGAGTTGTGCGATGAAGTGGTTGCCGTCACCGACCGTGACGCCTTCGCCATGGTGCGCCGCCTGGCCTGTGAGGAAGGTGTCCTGTGCGGTGGGTCGGCCGGTGCGAACGCTTTTGCCGCCATCCAGCTTGCCCGCCGGCTTGGAGAAGGGAAGAACGTCGTCACGATTTTCCCGGACAGCGCCGAACGCTACATGAGCAAGGGAATTTTCGACGAACTGCCCTGA
- a CDS encoding AAA family ATPase, protein MVHLAFVTPEAMDIAEARAANVRGNEHLQRGDYAAAIAAYREAIACDPHARAYPRERGIIHANLAYALFLAGDLDAACEAYHTAIRLEPRRGTYHNELGDVLFRLQDWSAALAAYHRAAQSETFLRAYPDAPGLIQYNLGLTYCQLGDLEAARRHFAEALRREPKNETYRAALEQLGPLPSPAPSSASVIQSRTQPGGRPTFAHVGGYQEAKQTIAQAVRIVLEAERAAQYRIHLNGILLIGGPGSGKTFLAEATAGEFQLPLVRVTLSEVTSKWSGEGVERLRQVFEQAAQRAPCLLFFDDFEGLAANLRDTESNIEHRRFLEAFLQHIEQIRQKPGVVLMAATSQPDVLDAAMVRPGRFDWRVTLHPPEVNERRAMLENLLHARPIGDINYEHWAQRTAGCTAADLARLVNTAALEAFAANQPIADHHLAAALAKFEADERFVGVRRSWSDIVLTEEVRAAFRLIQHLLENPEAGQSFGLTPPRGAILYGPPGTGKTTLARVLAHEARCSFYAVTPSDIYAKWAGESERRVTELFQRARAHRPSIIFFDEADALFGARSAAAAEAAPHVNRVLNQFLAEMDGLRANDRLFILAATNRLDLIDPAMLRAGRLSEKIHVPLPVQEQRLALFRLFTRTMQLDPSVRLEELAAATAGKSGADIEELCHAAARVAFLRYVDRSVPSPQPLVTGEDFQAAMSLLGIAASPAPSPPPPGKQPDLTSPLLTEEAALTP, encoded by the coding sequence GTGGTTCATCTTGCCTTTGTGACACCCGAAGCCATGGATATTGCGGAAGCGCGCGCTGCCAATGTACGCGGCAACGAACATCTGCAACGTGGGGACTATGCGGCTGCCATCGCTGCCTACCGGGAAGCCATTGCCTGTGACCCGCATGCGCGGGCTTATCCACGTGAGCGGGGTATCATCCACGCCAATCTCGCCTACGCCTTGTTTTTGGCCGGAGACCTTGACGCGGCCTGCGAGGCGTACCACACGGCAATCCGGCTGGAGCCACGGCGGGGCACCTATCACAATGAACTGGGCGATGTTCTGTTTCGCCTTCAGGATTGGTCAGCCGCGCTGGCGGCCTATCACCGGGCGGCGCAGTCGGAAACGTTTTTGCGGGCTTACCCGGACGCGCCGGGACTGATTCAGTACAACTTGGGTCTCACCTACTGTCAGCTTGGCGACCTTGAAGCCGCACGGCGGCATTTTGCAGAAGCCCTGCGCCGCGAACCCAAAAATGAAACCTACCGTGCGGCTCTGGAGCAGCTTGGCCCGTTGCCTTCACCTGCGCCTTCATCGGCATCAGTCATCCAATCCAGAACACAACCCGGCGGGCGTCCGACCTTTGCCCACGTTGGGGGATACCAGGAAGCCAAGCAGACCATTGCCCAGGCCGTACGCATTGTGCTCGAAGCCGAGCGGGCTGCGCAGTATCGCATTCACCTGAACGGCATTCTGCTCATTGGCGGGCCGGGCAGCGGCAAGACCTTTCTGGCGGAAGCGACAGCAGGTGAGTTTCAACTGCCGCTCGTGCGCGTCACCCTCAGCGAAGTGACCTCGAAATGGTCGGGAGAAGGCGTCGAACGTCTGCGTCAGGTCTTCGAGCAGGCGGCGCAGCGCGCTCCGTGCCTGTTGTTTTTTGACGACTTCGAGGGCCTGGCGGCCAACCTGCGCGATACGGAGTCCAACATCGAGCATCGCCGCTTTCTGGAAGCCTTTCTTCAGCACATCGAGCAGATTCGGCAGAAACCGGGCGTGGTGCTGATGGCGGCAACCTCCCAGCCGGATGTACTGGATGCAGCAATGGTCCGTCCCGGACGGTTCGACTGGCGCGTGACGCTGCATCCACCGGAAGTTAACGAACGCCGCGCCATGCTCGAAAACCTGCTGCATGCGCGCCCCATTGGAGACATCAACTACGAGCACTGGGCGCAGCGCACGGCCGGGTGTACGGCGGCTGACCTGGCACGGCTCGTCAACACCGCCGCCCTGGAAGCTTTTGCTGCCAATCAGCCGATTGCCGACCACCACCTGGCGGCGGCGCTGGCGAAGTTTGAGGCCGATGAGCGTTTCGTGGGCGTGCGCCGCTCCTGGTCAGACATTGTATTGACAGAAGAAGTACGGGCGGCGTTTCGCCTCATCCAGCATCTGCTGGAAAACCCCGAGGCCGGGCAGTCCTTTGGGCTGACCCCGCCCCGTGGGGCCATCCTGTACGGCCCGCCGGGAACCGGTAAAACTACGCTGGCGCGTGTTCTGGCACACGAGGCGCGGTGTAGCTTCTATGCCGTGACGCCGAGTGACATCTACGCCAAGTGGGCCGGTGAATCGGAACGTCGCGTCACGGAGCTGTTTCAGCGCGCCCGGGCGCATCGTCCGAGCATTATCTTTTTTGACGAAGCCGATGCCTTGTTTGGCGCGCGGTCTGCCGCTGCGGCTGAGGCTGCCCCCCACGTCAACCGTGTCCTGAATCAGTTTTTGGCCGAGATGGACGGGCTGCGGGCCAACGACCGCCTTTTTATCCTGGCGGCAACCAACCGGCTTGACCTCATTGACCCCGCCATGCTGCGTGCCGGGCGCCTGTCAGAAAAAATCCACGTTCCGCTGCCGGTGCAGGAACAGCGTCTGGCGCTCTTCAGGCTGTTTACCCGGACCATGCAGCTTGATCCGTCCGTGCGGCTGGAGGAACTGGCTGCTGCAACAGCCGGGAAATCCGGCGCGGACATCGAGGAACTCTGTCATGCGGCGGCACGGGTGGCGTTTCTCCGGTATGTGGACCGGTCCGTGCCGTCACCTCAGCCGCTTGTGACCGGAGAAGACTTCCAGGCAGCGATGTCACTGCTGGGAATTGCGGCTTCTCCTGCGCCATCTCCGCCGCCCCCGGGAAAACAGCCGGACCTGACATCGCCTCTGCTGACCGAAGAAGCGGCCCTGACACCTTAA
- a CDS encoding glycogen/starch/alpha-glucan phosphorylase — protein MSEVKTSLSESAANLSAYESYHGLTAEAIQRSFLDHLEFTLAKDRFTVTHLDQYLALAYAVRDRLIERWLRTQDTYYRADAKRVYYLSMEFLMGRTLGNAIVNLNLKEECRRALLDLGYRLEDIQETEPDAGLGNGGLGRLAACFLDSMATLALPGYGYGIRYEYGIFNQEIKDGEQVEQPDNWLRYGNPWEIARPEVLYPVHYYGEVVQFPNGNGKIAHKWIKTETVLAMAYDTPIPGYGVQNVNTLRLWSSKASREFDFHHFNEGDYISAVRSKTESETISKVLYPNDNRHSGKELRLKQEYFFVAATLQDIIRRYKKTRKTFDEFPDKVAIQLNDTHPAIAIAELMRIFLDEENIPWEKAWELTQATIAYTNHTVLPEALEKWTVELLGKVLPRHLEIIYDINYHFLRDVRVRYPNNEELVQRVSLVEEPVPGIRPKSIRMANLAIVGSHRVNGVAALHTEILKRDLFRDFALMFPEKFENKTNGITQRRWLACCNPQLASLITEAIGDKWMTDLYEMEKLIPFADDPGFRQAWQKVKQDGKDILIEVVNQTWKHKLRIDKQSLFDCQVKRIHEYKRQLLNLFHAITLYNRLRHQPNLDIVPRTIFFSGKAAPGYRLAKLIIRLINAVADIINHDVVTRDRLRVVFLPNYRVSLAEKIMPGAELSEQISTAGMEASGTGNMKFALNGALTIGTLDGANIEIAEEVGRDNIFIFGLTVEEIAKLKPHYSPWDYFHSDPELNEILNMIGAGYFSPLDKELFHPILFSLLEGGDQYFVLADYRAYVECQERVAQAYLDQDQWTRKSILNTAKMGKFSSDRTIQEYAQSIWRVSPVPVNMVTCEV, from the coding sequence ATGTCCGAAGTAAAAACATCACTTTCAGAATCGGCTGCCAATCTTTCAGCGTATGAGAGTTATCACGGACTGACCGCCGAAGCCATACAGCGGAGCTTTCTTGACCACCTCGAATTTACACTCGCCAAAGACCGCTTTACCGTGACCCATCTGGATCAGTATCTCGCCTTGGCCTATGCCGTTCGTGATCGGCTCATTGAACGCTGGTTGCGCACTCAGGATACTTACTACCGGGCTGATGCCAAACGGGTCTATTACCTCTCCATGGAATTTCTTATGGGACGCACGTTGGGCAATGCCATTGTCAATCTCAACCTCAAGGAAGAATGCCGGAGAGCGCTGCTCGACCTTGGCTACCGGCTCGAAGACATTCAGGAAACTGAACCAGATGCGGGACTTGGCAATGGGGGGCTTGGGCGGTTGGCGGCCTGTTTCCTGGACTCCATGGCGACACTCGCACTGCCCGGCTACGGCTATGGTATTCGCTATGAGTACGGTATCTTCAACCAGGAGATCAAGGACGGTGAGCAAGTCGAACAGCCAGACAACTGGCTTCGGTACGGAAACCCGTGGGAAATTGCACGACCGGAAGTGCTCTATCCCGTCCACTACTACGGGGAGGTAGTCCAATTTCCAAACGGGAACGGCAAAATTGCTCACAAATGGATCAAAACCGAAACGGTTCTGGCTATGGCTTATGATACGCCTATTCCCGGATATGGTGTCCAAAATGTCAACACACTAAGGCTTTGGTCGTCGAAAGCATCACGCGAGTTTGACTTCCACCACTTCAATGAAGGTGATTACATAAGCGCCGTCAGGAGCAAAACAGAATCAGAAACCATCTCAAAGGTTCTCTACCCAAATGACAACCGGCACTCAGGCAAAGAACTTCGGCTAAAACAGGAATACTTTTTCGTTGCCGCCACACTTCAGGACATTATCCGACGCTACAAGAAGACAAGAAAAACTTTCGACGAATTCCCTGACAAAGTAGCCATACAGCTCAATGACACACACCCAGCCATTGCTATCGCCGAGCTGATGCGCATTTTTCTTGATGAAGAGAATATCCCCTGGGAAAAAGCCTGGGAGCTGACCCAGGCGACAATCGCTTACACTAACCACACAGTGCTTCCCGAAGCACTGGAAAAATGGACCGTTGAACTTTTGGGCAAGGTTCTGCCACGTCACCTGGAGATTATCTACGACATCAACTACCACTTCCTCCGGGACGTCAGAGTCAGGTACCCCAATAATGAAGAGCTTGTCCAAAGAGTCTCTCTTGTTGAAGAGCCGGTGCCCGGCATTCGTCCCAAGTCCATACGCATGGCCAATCTGGCTATTGTTGGCTCACACCGGGTCAACGGTGTGGCAGCACTGCATACTGAAATTCTCAAGCGCGACCTGTTCAGGGATTTTGCGCTGATGTTTCCTGAAAAGTTTGAAAACAAGACAAACGGCATCACGCAAAGGAGATGGCTGGCATGCTGTAACCCTCAACTTGCCTCTCTCATCACAGAAGCCATTGGCGACAAATGGATGACCGACCTGTATGAGATGGAAAAACTCATTCCCTTTGCCGATGATCCGGGTTTCCGGCAGGCCTGGCAAAAAGTCAAGCAGGACGGTAAGGATATTCTTATTGAAGTCGTCAACCAGACGTGGAAACACAAGCTACGTATAGACAAACAATCTCTGTTCGATTGCCAGGTCAAGAGAATCCACGAGTACAAGCGGCAACTGCTTAACCTGTTTCACGCCATCACGCTGTATAACCGCCTCCGCCACCAGCCGAATCTCGACATAGTGCCAAGAACTATTTTCTTCTCAGGAAAAGCAGCTCCAGGTTACCGTCTGGCAAAGCTCATCATCCGCCTTATCAATGCTGTTGCTGACATCATCAACCACGATGTGGTCACAAGAGACCGCCTGCGGGTTGTTTTCCTTCCAAACTATCGTGTTTCTCTGGCAGAAAAAATCATGCCGGGAGCTGAGCTTTCGGAACAGATTTCAACGGCCGGTATGGAAGCCAGCGGCACTGGCAACATGAAGTTTGCTCTCAACGGTGCCTTGACTATTGGAACACTCGACGGAGCCAATATTGAGATTGCTGAAGAAGTTGGACGTGATAACATCTTCATTTTTGGACTCACCGTTGAGGAGATCGCTAAGCTCAAGCCACACTATTCACCTTGGGACTACTTCCACTCCGATCCAGAGCTGAACGAAATACTCAACATGATCGGCGCCGGATACTTCAGCCCCTTGGACAAAGAGCTTTTTCACCCAATTCTGTTCTCCCTGCTCGAAGGGGGCGATCAGTATTTCGTTCTGGCTGACTATCGTGCATACGTCGAATGTCAGGAGCGCGTGGCACAGGCCTACCTTGACCAGGACCAATGGACACGGAAATCCATTCTCAATACAGCCAAAATGGGCAAGTTTTCGAGTGACCGGACAATCCAGGAGTATGCCCAATCCATCTGGAGAGTTTCACCAGTGCCAGTCAACATGGTGACTTGTGAGGTTTAA
- a CDS encoding PD-(D/E)XK nuclease family protein translates to MSTTKVGHTIWRGPLLGNQRQELLKEVREYLQQGSRSGAPVGGHSVIYLVASRPMLKAISLEILAGQKGVFDGLPVYLFNGLLRRLLRTARVKHEGIGWQKVAYRRDISAEDYPLRRPLIAQLMRQLARRGQLPAFGQLATARGCVASVTRLIGEITRAGKTAAEFTDIVENRIARLKESLPPPPSPQSAEQIYGYERDVAQIMRCYATALNGGIPENSPHPSHTDQFPAATEKFTESDADYLRAMAALDGSLDGLPCQTPLLDGVEWLIVDGFFDLTPVQGEILRRLIKRIPRVTFNFDDDADNPAVFAAVHETIAKIREMMGDGCREVIFHERTGSQPVTRLPTAPGLDVLRLGLFNPAFTPPPDTPVPVFLAVAPDIERELRHIAKTIKRYVRKERRSPADIAIVLRDRDTYGAHLRRVLSDEGIAYALDERLPVTDIPAVRAWLKLVAAAADRPLGDTTPDRIPVSRLIDILKSDYFTLPGHQMSADDIENVVAFVGEQLHLADWLKRAECLAKALPPTEANSSSPTADEEETGEGSDVESGEPMVRPDAVTATQLQEAGRSLRELGQILAEIPIEGPAGELNAAIEQALSQLSYEKALEANIQKAIGQPQQRLQATLDLRGLQAVRRAAIAVADAERLATRSLAATLGEPATADGSQPARMTLAVFLSDILQALDDLTLRVEPETFGAVHILEVTTIRGLHFPIIFVPGMVEGGFPPRLPGDWLYPPAERERLKEDGLVLEDISPATMVKEEHYFYQVVCRATEAVHLSYPTVGAEDQELVPSSFLAEIKRLVPATAPEPATDFELATNSKSATDSSKPHRILVAKGYDGATFLEATTRHELLRQTAAAEARLRRGQTTTQLVSEPDSAAQMEGNGRLVLSPTEQLEAVQEYVQQQQWLSDNLRQRQEVEADRYSHLWTPFDGQIEDQGLQAELNKRFGEQHVFSATAFNEYAACPFRFFAHRVLRLHPRVSTALDLQASERGRLLHDILRDFYRAGPLPHQSTGSETALTRLREIAEKVFVQYEQHIPPLNMKIWAIEKRILITFLEQLIAEELSYDKKATRHITELAFGMKITGADESSVSQPLELMNKQGQKILLRGQIDRIDVLKAKLPQAEKEQEFFIVYDYKLSKGTSIDEMRKGRDVQIAIYLASIEKCFPSLQPVIGGGYYSITKTPRCSNGLYRIDGEELLPKEQKHYYLSKEEFRETYESILGYVWKYKEKIEKGHFQVLPSRGPEECRFCDFKPVCRYETHRIQRKHRRVTEQCKTV, encoded by the coding sequence ATGAGCACGACGAAGGTTGGGCATACCATCTGGCGTGGCCCGCTTCTGGGCAACCAACGTCAGGAATTGCTGAAAGAAGTCAGGGAGTACCTTCAGCAGGGGTCACGGTCGGGCGCACCGGTCGGCGGCCACAGCGTGATCTATCTCGTGGCCTCGCGTCCCATGCTCAAGGCCATTTCCCTGGAAATCCTCGCTGGACAAAAGGGCGTCTTCGATGGGCTACCGGTGTATCTTTTCAACGGTCTCCTCCGGCGGCTGCTGCGGACGGCGCGCGTCAAACACGAGGGGATCGGCTGGCAGAAGGTGGCTTACCGCCGTGACATCAGCGCAGAGGATTATCCGCTGCGCCGTCCGCTCATCGCCCAACTGATGCGGCAGCTTGCCCGGCGTGGACAGCTTCCGGCATTCGGCCAACTGGCTACGGCGCGCGGCTGTGTGGCTTCTGTCACGCGGCTTATCGGTGAAATCACCCGCGCCGGAAAAACCGCTGCCGAGTTTACGGACATCGTCGAAAACCGGATTGCACGCCTCAAAGAGAGCTTACCGCCCCCTCCCTCTCCGCAGTCAGCCGAACAAATCTATGGCTATGAACGGGATGTGGCGCAGATCATGCGGTGCTATGCCACGGCGCTGAATGGCGGCATACCCGAAAACAGCCCGCATCCATCCCATACGGATCAGTTCCCGGCCGCCACAGAAAAGTTCACCGAGAGTGATGCCGATTACCTGCGCGCCATGGCCGCCCTCGACGGCAGCCTCGATGGACTTCCCTGCCAGACCCCGTTGCTGGATGGGGTTGAGTGGCTCATCGTGGATGGGTTCTTCGACCTCACGCCGGTACAGGGCGAAATTCTGCGCCGCCTCATCAAACGGATACCGCGCGTGACGTTTAACTTCGACGACGACGCCGACAATCCCGCCGTTTTTGCTGCCGTCCACGAAACCATCGCCAAGATTCGGGAAATGATGGGTGATGGTTGCCGGGAGGTCATCTTTCACGAACGCACTGGCAGCCAGCCGGTGACGCGCCTGCCCACGGCTCCGGGTCTTGATGTTCTGCGCCTGGGACTGTTCAACCCGGCGTTTACGCCCCCACCGGACACACCAGTGCCGGTTTTTCTGGCCGTGGCGCCGGACATCGAACGCGAACTTCGCCACATTGCCAAAACCATCAAGCGGTATGTCCGTAAAGAGCGTCGGTCGCCGGCCGACATCGCCATCGTACTCCGCGACCGGGACACCTACGGGGCGCACCTGCGGCGGGTGCTCAGTGATGAAGGAATTGCCTATGCCCTTGACGAACGCCTGCCCGTGACCGACATCCCGGCCGTACGTGCCTGGCTCAAGCTCGTCGCCGCAGCCGCCGACCGTCCCCTTGGGGACACAACGCCCGACCGGATACCGGTCAGCCGGCTGATCGACATTCTCAAAAGTGACTATTTCACGCTTCCCGGACACCAGATGTCTGCCGACGACATTGAAAACGTCGTGGCTTTTGTTGGTGAACAACTCCACCTTGCCGACTGGCTGAAGCGTGCCGAATGCCTGGCAAAAGCTCTCCCGCCGACGGAAGCGAACAGCAGTTCTCCCACAGCAGACGAAGAAGAAACCGGCGAAGGCAGCGATGTGGAGTCAGGCGAGCCAATGGTTCGCCCGGATGCCGTCACGGCCACGCAGTTGCAGGAAGCCGGGCGCAGCCTGCGGGAGTTGGGGCAAATCCTGGCGGAAATTCCCATCGAAGGCCCGGCTGGCGAGCTAAACGCAGCCATTGAGCAGGCCCTGAGCCAGCTTTCCTACGAAAAGGCGCTTGAAGCCAACATCCAGAAAGCCATCGGTCAACCACAGCAACGTCTCCAGGCCACCCTTGACCTGCGGGGGCTTCAGGCAGTCCGCCGTGCAGCCATCGCGGTGGCCGATGCCGAACGGCTGGCGACCCGAAGCCTTGCCGCCACGCTGGGTGAGCCAGCCACGGCTGACGGTAGCCAGCCGGCCCGGATGACACTGGCGGTTTTTCTGTCGGACATCCTGCAGGCACTCGATGACCTGACCTTGCGCGTCGAGCCGGAAACGTTTGGCGCAGTACACATTCTCGAAGTCACCACCATTCGCGGCCTGCATTTTCCCATCATCTTCGTTCCCGGCATGGTTGAGGGCGGCTTTCCGCCCCGGCTGCCGGGCGACTGGTTGTATCCGCCCGCCGAGCGCGAACGCCTCAAGGAAGACGGTCTTGTTCTGGAAGACATCTCCCCGGCCACCATGGTCAAGGAAGAACACTATTTCTACCAGGTTGTGTGCCGGGCAACTGAGGCCGTCCACCTTTCCTATCCGACCGTCGGCGCGGAAGACCAGGAACTTGTCCCGTCCTCGTTTCTGGCCGAAATCAAGCGTCTCGTGCCGGCCACGGCCCCCGAGCCGGCCACGGACTTCGAGCTGGCCACGAACTCCAAGTCAGCCACAGACTCCAGTAAGCCGCACCGCATTCTGGTTGCCAAGGGCTACGACGGCGCAACGTTTCTGGAAGCCACCACGCGCCACGAACTGCTCCGCCAGACCGCCGCCGCAGAGGCCCGACTGCGCCGTGGACAGACGACCACGCAACTTGTTTCAGAACCGGACTCCGCTGCCCAAATGGAAGGAAATGGCCGCTTGGTGTTATCCCCGACCGAACAACTGGAAGCCGTGCAGGAATATGTCCAGCAGCAACAATGGCTGTCGGACAATCTCCGGCAGCGCCAGGAGGTGGAAGCAGACCGGTACAGTCATCTCTGGACGCCTTTTGACGGTCAAATTGAAGACCAGGGTTTGCAGGCCGAACTCAACAAACGGTTCGGGGAACAGCACGTCTTCAGCGCCACAGCCTTCAATGAGTATGCCGCCTGTCCCTTCCGTTTCTTTGCCCACCGCGTCCTCCGGTTGCACCCCAGGGTCAGCACCGCACTCGATCTGCAAGCTTCAGAACGCGGACGGCTTCTCCACGACATTCTGCGCGACTTTTACCGGGCCGGGCCCCTGCCACACCAGAGCACAGGCTCTGAAACAGCACTCACCCGTCTCAGAGAAATCGCTGAAAAAGTATTTGTACAGTATGAGCAACACATTCCGCCCCTCAACATGAAAATATGGGCAATTGAAAAACGTATCCTGATCACCTTTCTGGAACAGTTGATTGCTGAGGAACTATCCTACGACAAAAAAGCGACACGACATATCACAGAGCTGGCTTTCGGTATGAAGATAACCGGAGCTGATGAATCCTCTGTCTCGCAACCTCTGGAACTCATGAACAAACAGGGGCAAAAAATTCTCCTCCGGGGCCAGATTGACAGAATTGATGTGCTGAAAGCAAAATTGCCTCAGGCAGAAAAAGAGCAGGAATTTTTCATTGTCTATGACTACAAGCTTTCAAAAGGAACTTCCATTGATGAAATGAGGAAAGGACGTGATGTGCAGATTGCAATTTACCTGGCATCAATAGAGAAGTGTTTTCCATCGCTCCAACCTGTCATTGGAGGTGGATACTACTCCATCACAAAAACTCCCCGCTGCAGTAATGGACTCTACCGAATCGATGGCGAAGAACTGTTGCCAAAGGAGCAGAAGCACTACTACCTTTCAAAAGAAGAATTCAGGGAAACCTATGAGTCAATCCTGGGTTATGTGTGGAAGTACAAAGAGAAAATCGAAAAAGGGCATTTTCAGGTGCTCCCGTCACGTGGACCGGAAGAATGCCGGTTTTGTGATTTCAAGCCGGTTTGCCGTTATGAGACACACAGAATCCAACGCAAACACAGAAGAGTGACGGAACAGTGTAAGACAGTGTAA
- a CDS encoding MFS transporter, translating to MSSPDQARRASLLIFIVTLVDQIGWGMVIPILPTYARTFGGSAVVVGWLLASYSIAQLLFAPAIGRLSDRKGRKPLLLACMGGSAVAAAATGAASLLTDGAFALGVLFLARALDGVTGGNTALAMSYASDVSPPERRAQSLGLIGAAIGLGYTIGPALGGIIAHYTDAATPFYVAAGLALSNALVMWWLLPESLSPEQRAEATLQHQEGHITSLGNWFRHPQLGSLLIINFLFIVAASCYQMMLPLYTNLRFGLGERDNSYLFAFLGLTMTVVQGGCIRPLVHRFGERTIFAVGIGLLTVTLAVAPFADTVTGLVWLCGGMGVGTALANPTLLALLTNRAAEDERGEVLGVAASVASLGRILAPAWCGYAMKHVSVASPFVTGASVAALAAAVFLAFVAVKTTASARS from the coding sequence ATGTCGAGTCCAGACCAGGCGCGGCGGGCATCGCTGCTGATTTTTATCGTTACACTGGTTGACCAGATTGGCTGGGGAATGGTCATCCCCATTCTTCCCACCTATGCCCGCACCTTTGGCGGCTCGGCAGTGGTCGTCGGATGGCTGCTGGCCTCGTATTCCATTGCCCAGTTGCTCTTTGCGCCAGCCATCGGGCGGCTTTCAGACCGCAAAGGGCGCAAGCCGCTACTGCTGGCCTGTATGGGCGGCTCGGCGGTGGCAGCCGCCGCCACCGGAGCAGCTTCGCTGCTGACGGATGGCGCGTTTGCCTTGGGCGTCCTGTTTCTGGCGCGGGCCCTGGATGGGGTGACGGGCGGCAACACGGCGCTGGCGATGAGTTACGCCAGTGATGTCAGCCCCCCGGAGCGACGCGCCCAGAGCTTGGGCCTCATCGGCGCGGCCATTGGGTTGGGCTACACGATTGGCCCGGCACTGGGCGGCATCATTGCCCACTACACCGATGCGGCCACGCCGTTTTATGTCGCCGCCGGACTGGCACTCAGCAATGCGCTGGTGATGTGGTGGCTGCTGCCGGAAAGTCTGTCCCCCGAACAGCGCGCCGAAGCCACCCTCCAGCACCAGGAAGGGCATATCACCTCGCTGGGGAACTGGTTCCGGCACCCACAGCTTGGGTCCCTGCTCATCATCAATTTTCTGTTCATCGTGGCGGCATCCTGCTACCAGATGATGCTTCCGCTCTACACCAACCTCCGCTTCGGCCTTGGGGAACGCGACAACAGCTACCTGTTTGCCTTTCTCGGTCTCACCATGACGGTGGTGCAGGGTGGCTGTATCCGTCCGCTGGTTCACCGTTTCGGAGAGCGCACCATCTTTGCGGTTGGTATCGGACTGCTGACAGTGACGCTGGCTGTTGCCCCATTTGCCGATACCGTTACGGGACTCGTCTGGCTGTGTGGCGGCATGGGCGTTGGGACGGCGCTCGCCAACCCGACCCTGCTGGCCCTGCTCACCAACCGCGCTGCCGAGGACGAACGCGGGGAAGTGCTGGGGGTGGCCGCTTCCGTTGCCAGCCTGGGGCGCATTCTGGCCCCGGCCTGGTGCGGCTATGCGATGAAACACGTCTCTGTGGCGTCCCCCTTCGTCACCGGGGCATCCGTTGCGGCGCTGGCTGCCGCCGTATTCCTGGCCTTTGTGGCGGTCAAAACAACAGCCTCTGCCCGGTCGTGA
- the queD gene encoding 6-carboxytetrahydropterin synthase QueD, with the protein MRVELAKTFTFEAAHHLPHVPPHHKCRRLHGHSYRVEIVVRGEVDPELGWLMDFDAIRQAFEPIRQQLDHYYLNDIPGLENPTSEILARWIWERLAPALPCLYRVSIAETCTSACHYYGEAPDNA; encoded by the coding sequence ATGCGTGTCGAGTTGGCGAAAACCTTTACGTTTGAAGCCGCCCATCATCTGCCTCACGTCCCGCCCCACCACAAGTGTCGGCGGTTGCACGGCCACAGCTATCGTGTGGAGATTGTCGTGCGCGGTGAAGTCGATCCCGAACTGGGCTGGCTGATGGACTTCGACGCCATCCGGCAGGCTTTTGAGCCGATCCGCCAGCAACTGGACCATTACTACCTCAATGACATTCCCGGACTCGAAAATCCCACCAGTGAAATCCTCGCCCGCTGGATTTGGGAACGGCTCGCGCCGGCCTTACCTTGTCTGTATCGGGTGAGCATTGCCGAAACCTGCACTTCGGCCTGCCACTACTACGGTGAGGCACCAGACAATGCGTAA